In Aquimarina sp. TRL1, a single window of DNA contains:
- a CDS encoding alpha/beta hydrolase: MRYIFHIIFYFFISCDSGESQNESFIENKEITIQYKQLPEEDPNLLSLDIYYTTAVSEKKPVVIYVHGGGWSLGDKRNQLKNKIALFRSLGYVFVSINYRLSPFPFNITNPDRIKYPTHNRDLADAIVWTYHKIGVYGGDKNNIVLIGHSAGAHLVALTAINQHFITESGGNPAMIKGVAVIDTEGYDVGEQVKNGVLKKMYLNAFGGDEQLYKEASPLHMIKKENRHPRFFIAKRGNSSRLEIADKFINRLQSNGITVDQVDGSIYDHERINTAIGAAGEEVITKPLTLFLSSCFE; this comes from the coding sequence ATGAGATATATCTTCCATATCATTTTCTACTTTTTTATCAGTTGCGATTCAGGAGAAAGTCAAAACGAATCCTTTATAGAAAACAAGGAAATAACCATTCAGTATAAGCAGCTCCCAGAGGAGGACCCTAATCTATTGAGTTTAGATATATATTATACCACAGCAGTATCAGAGAAGAAACCGGTAGTAATATATGTGCATGGTGGAGGATGGAGTTTAGGGGATAAAAGAAATCAATTAAAAAACAAAATAGCACTGTTTCGATCACTGGGGTATGTTTTTGTGAGTATTAACTATCGATTAAGTCCTTTTCCTTTTAATATTACTAACCCTGATCGAATTAAATACCCTACGCACAATAGAGACTTGGCAGATGCTATCGTATGGACATATCATAAAATTGGAGTTTATGGAGGAGATAAAAATAATATAGTGTTGATAGGACATAGCGCTGGGGCTCATCTCGTAGCACTAACGGCAATAAATCAACATTTTATTACAGAATCAGGAGGAAATCCAGCGATGATTAAAGGAGTCGCAGTTATTGATACAGAAGGGTATGATGTGGGAGAACAGGTAAAAAACGGTGTATTAAAGAAAATGTATCTAAATGCGTTTGGAGGGGATGAACAACTGTATAAAGAAGCTTCTCCATTGCATATGATAAAAAAAGAAAATAGACATCCCAGATTCTTTATCGCGAAAAGAGGAAATTCCAGCAGGTTAGAGATCGCGGATAAATTTATAAATAGATTGCAATCCAATGGAATAACAGTTGATCAGGTAGATGGAAGTATATATGATCATGAAAGAATTAATACAGCAATAGGAGCGGCTGGAGAGGAAGTCATTACAAAACCGCTAACATTGTTTTTGTCTTCTTGTTTTGAGTAG
- a CDS encoding M949_RS01915 family surface polysaccharide biosynthesis protein, translating to MKHIYFLICLLCTSVFSQTVIQEDMLQPYLHIPILDEVHSESSLKLKKIGYDEIPLHIEFRGTLLEAVAWEDKEGAHILLFSKTGTFAYKAYEDISKTRYTFQDKAALYVYMFTKTKGDDTYKRQWRVYDYAKNYGVDMYVGFIKKATTITDVDQDGTVEVSIPYRLIVRGGIDPGVMKIIVYEGTNKYALRGETAICLTKKKQETQEFGGTFKADKKIQQHKKLFKFLTERWEQHKCEAF from the coding sequence ATGAAACATATCTATTTTCTTATCTGTTTACTTTGTACCTCTGTTTTTTCTCAAACAGTCATACAGGAAGATATGCTACAACCCTATTTGCACATACCGATTCTGGATGAAGTGCATTCAGAGTCTTCTCTAAAATTAAAAAAGATAGGGTATGATGAAATCCCTTTGCATATTGAATTTAGAGGAACTTTGTTGGAAGCAGTAGCATGGGAAGATAAAGAAGGAGCGCATATTCTTCTTTTTTCAAAAACGGGAACGTTCGCTTACAAAGCTTATGAAGATATATCCAAAACCAGATATACTTTTCAGGATAAGGCAGCATTATATGTCTATATGTTTACGAAGACAAAAGGAGATGATACCTATAAAAGACAATGGAGAGTGTATGATTATGCCAAAAACTATGGAGTAGATATGTATGTAGGATTTATAAAAAAAGCAACAACGATTACAGATGTTGATCAAGATGGAACAGTAGAAGTAAGTATCCCATATCGATTAATTGTTCGAGGGGGGATTGATCCAGGAGTGATGAAAATTATTGTATATGAAGGGACGAATAAATATGCTCTCAGAGGAGAAACAGCTATTTGTTTGACGAAAAAGAAACAGGAAACACAAGAGTTTGGAGGAACGTTTAAAGCAGATAAAAAAATACAACAGCATAAGAAACTGTTTAAATTTTTGACAGAGCGGTGGGAACAACATAAATGTGAGGCATTTTGA
- a CDS encoding Crp/Fnr family transcriptional regulator, protein MELELRREYGNIFEEELIREIIQVSVYKEVPAGVTMMEIGQYVKAMPLILQGAIKILRNDKEGDELLLYFLEKGDTCAMTLNCCLGETKSEIRAITEKKTQLLMIPIEKMEEWTSRFKSWRTFVFQSYHNRLMEMLEAIDNIAFYKMDERLLKYLKESSKVHDSTIVHHTHQEIAYDLHTSRVVVSRILKKLENQGKIFLNRNSIQLLFN, encoded by the coding sequence ATGGAATTAGAGTTAAGAAGGGAGTATGGGAATATTTTCGAAGAGGAACTGATACGTGAAATTATTCAGGTAAGTGTTTATAAAGAAGTCCCGGCAGGGGTTACTATGATGGAAATAGGACAGTATGTGAAGGCAATGCCTTTGATACTTCAGGGAGCGATTAAAATTTTGAGAAATGATAAAGAAGGAGATGAATTGCTTTTGTATTTTTTAGAAAAAGGAGATACCTGTGCAATGACATTGAATTGCTGTCTTGGAGAAACTAAAAGTGAAATAAGAGCCATCACAGAAAAAAAGACACAACTGCTGATGATTCCTATTGAAAAAATGGAAGAATGGACATCTCGGTTTAAGAGCTGGCGTACTTTTGTTTTCCAAAGCTATCACAATAGATTAATGGAAATGCTAGAAGCAATAGACAATATTGCTTTTTATAAAATGGATGAACGTTTATTAAAATATTTAAAAGAAAGTTCTAAAGTACATGATAGTACTATAGTACATCATACACATCAAGAAATAGCATATGATCTTCATACATCCAGAGTGGTTGTTTCTAGAATTCTTAAAAAATTGGAAAATCAGGGAAAAATTTTTTTAAATAGAAATAGTATTCAACTCCTCTTTAATTAA